Below is a genomic region from Panthera tigris isolate Pti1 chromosome E1, P.tigris_Pti1_mat1.1, whole genome shotgun sequence.
cagggggcgggggctgaGGGGCGCCGCTCAGACGAATCTTGAGCTGCAGGTTGTTGGCGACGAAGTGGGTGAGGTCGCCATGGCGGCTCACGGTGCCTTCGAGCTCCAGGGGGCTGGAGATGGTGGCGCggcgcccgccgcccgcgccgggCTCGGCACCCCCTGCGGACCCGGTACCGCCGCACGCCCCGCTCAGCCCGTCCAGGCTGCGGCTGTCCTGAAGGCGGCTGGAGAACGAGCGGCCAGCCCtgccagccgccgccgccgcctcctcgtCTTCCTCCTGCGGCTCCACCTCCATCCCGCTGCCTCCCGGGCTCCCTCGACGGCAGCCGCTCTCGGATGCAAGCTCGTCCTCCGGTGGCTCCGGGTCCTTCAGCCGGGAGGACCCGTGGGGGTCGGGCTCAGGGCCCGGCGCCCCCCGGCGGCTACCCGGCCCGGACCGCGTCCCTCCGCGGCCGGGCTCGTCGTCCCGAGCCTCCCGCTCGGCCCGGTGGACGGCGCCGCGGCTGGAAGTCTTCGGGGACGCCCCGGGGTGGCGGCTCGCGCCCTCAACGTTCTCGGCCTCTTCCTGCCCAGACGCCGGGAGGCCTGAGGGCGGCTCAGAGGGGGTTCGGCCCGGCCCGCCGCCGAAGATCACGGCTTGCTGCTCCCCTACAGCCGGGAGGTCCGCCTCGGGCCCAGGCCGCCCCTGGGACGACTCCATGCCGCAGTTGGGGGCAGGAACCGAGAAACTGATCAGCCCCGGCTCAGGCGGCGTCGGCGGCGCCTTTAAGGGGCGTTGGTAGAGGCGCGCGATTGGCAGCCGGCTGACAATGGTCAGGACAGGAAGAGCACTCTGATTGGTCGCGACGACCAGGAAGTCCCGGAAGGAGAGCTGTTACTGAGCGGCCCAACCCACGTGAGAGCCGGCCGGGCGGTGCGAAGGCGGTGACAGCTGCCCTCGTCGCTCCGCCCCTTCGAGAGGAGGCGGGGCAAATCTTAAAGATCAAGGTTCCAAAATACGCGAGTCCTCCGGGGCCCGGCTCAGACTCTTTCCACCCACAACTGTCACGCCCACATTTGTTGCTTAGCTGACCCACCGAGTGGGCACCAGAGATGCGACCCCTTAGAGAGTTTGTGGGGGACGAGAAGAGTCTGTCCTGCTTGGACCATCGGGATTGAACCACGCTTGGTCCATCAGGAGGGATGAAACCAGAATCCTCAGCAGAACTCGGATGGTCCGTTGCATCATCCTCGGCTCACAGCCCTGGCACAGGAACTGGCCAGAGCGACTCCCGATGGACAACGAAGCAGGCTTACGGGCTTTCCTGTGCTTCTGACACTGTTCGCTGTCTCCGGCTCCCTCCACGTATGAGCATCTCTCTGCTTGGAGGATGGTGTGTGATTTTGCCACgaggtaaaatatttaataaatgaatggctCAGCATGAAGATCGGAGCCCTGATACCATTCTGATCccaactcttccttctcttccctccgcTGGTCTTGCCGGAGCCAAAATGCTGACTTCCTCACTGTTGCTCTGACACTGCCTCAGGGATTTACACTTggtcttgctttttctttcctttcctttcctttcctttcctttcctttcctttcccttcctttccttttcttttttctcttccttccttccttccttcctttcttggaaAATTTCAACCTCCTTCCTTATTCAAATACCACCCTTATGCAAATAACTCCCTGACCACCTGTTTAAAACTGCAGTCACTTTCCACAGCAACTccctatttcccttcccttccttttgtgTATAGCCCTTATTGCCATCTAACACActctgtgtttgtttatttgctcatGTAAGCTCCGTGAGGGTAAggttattttgtctgttttgatcTGTATCCTCAGTGCTTAGCACGGTGCCCAGCATATGGTAGGTGCTTCATAAAGATGTATTCAGTAAATGACCCCAAACCATTAATTTCCCCTTTGTGACTTGAGCACATTCAAGATGTGTTTCTGTCAATTGCACCCAGAGGCCTGATTAATAAACCATCAGCCCAATGGTCTACTCTAAGCTTCTTCCCCCTCTCTGGGACTGTtaccgccaccccccacccacccacccccgtcTTCCCTTTACCCCCCATCAGGCAGGGGTTCTTTATTCAGCaagtgatagaaaaaaatacaaattgaacCAACAACAACATTAAAAGAAGGGGACTGTGCTGCGTCGTGAAATAATGGTCTCAAGATAGAGTGTGCATCAGAGAAGCCTGAATCCAATGGGCTAAAGATGTCACGAAGGACCTGGTTTCAGTCTCTGGGGGCAGCTTTATTCTAAGTTCGCTTCCTCATGGTGGCAACATGGCTATGTTGTTTGTCATTCTTCAGAGGTTGTGCTAGTCTCTTTGGGCtcctataacaaaatgccataatCCAGGTGTCTTATACAACAAACATTATGTCTGACACTTCTAGAGTCTGGGAAGTCCAGGATGCCAGCTGATTTGGTTCCCTCTTCCTGTCTTCTCCAGGCATCTCACACCGCATTATGCCCACCTAGAGCTAGGAGGGCAGGTCAGTTGCCTCCAAACCTGGCCGCTAACAcaatgggggagagggcaggggccgTGGGGGAGCATCCACAGGATGTACATTAGGGGCCAGCGAGgtatggcccatgggccaaatccagctcacgtccatttttttttttcagtttattcatttattttgatagagagtgagaaaacgagcaggggaggggcagagagagagggagggagagagaatcccaagcaggctccacaccatcagcactgagttcaagcagggcttgaactcacgaactgtaagatcatgaccccagccaagatcaagaatccgatgctcaaccgagtgcacctcccaggcacccccagtgaAGGCTTTTTAAAGTAAGACCAAAAGTCAGATACCATAAAGGAAACAGATGACAAGACTTGACAATATAATACTAGAAAATTCCAAGATAGAAAACCACCCAATAAACTACATTAAAAGACGAATTgcagacagggaaaaaaatatcgGCCAAGTGTATGACAAATTGTTAATAGCCCTTGATCTTACAAGCAAATCAGCCAAAGATATATAAACAGGAAGGTGGCCGAGGACTCCAGGGTCGGTAAATTCAGTAACTCCACAAAAACACCGAGGACCCTGGTTCTTTCCATCTTTATGTTCTATCGTTCTCTGTTAatctttttcaaaagatttttattttttaattttttaatgtttatttatttttgagagagagagaaacagagtgtgagagagggaggaacagagagagagggggacacagaatccaaggcaagctccaggcatcagcacagagcctcgcggggcttgaactcatgaactgtttgatcatgacctgagccaaagtcggatgcttaactgactgagccacccaggcacccctctgtcaatctttttttttttttttcattttaaaatgaaaccatgtaaaaagtaaaataaaatgaaatcacatgTATGTAGTCGTACTCATAAAGATAAACACACTAATCGAAAGTTATGCAACATTAACAGCAGATCCAAATACAAACCAAGATAATCCtctgaattttatatttcatcgAGCCTCAAAAATAACCAATCTTTTAGTCCTTTTCTTGTACATTATTCTGTATCCACATTCTCTGCATCTGATTGGATTCCCGGATTttacctcagttttctctgtgACGTTCTCTGCGGGTATGTATCACGGGCTGCTGCTTTGGGGGTTGACGGTCTTTCTGGGTGTCCATTGATAGTCCCTCCAGATCCCAACCAGCCGATTCCCTACCCACGTAGCCCCGAGAAACTTCTCACTCTGTGCTTCGGGACAGATTACTGCCAATCTGTGTCGACCTCAGCTGTCCCCGTGGGCACAGAATGTCTGCCACACATCCGGTTATCTCAGGAACTAGTTTTGTGGTATTAGAGGTCAGTTGGTCAGTCGGATCAATACCACCCAGTTCTGTTTCAAGCCACATCATTAGGAGACGGCGTGTGACACTCATACAGCTTTCCCAGATGCTAGTCTCATTCATTCACGTGATCAGCTGAGGCGCACAATATATAAATCTGGGTAGAAAGTGTGATGCCACAGATAAGACCAGACAGGGTTTGGACCTCTGCAGAGCTCACTAAGGTACAGGGACCCTGAGGAAACGTGGCCTTTCTCTTCAACCTATTCCAAACGTAGAAAGCCACTGCCTTGGGATGCAGCCAGCGTGTGGGACTTTGAGAGacccagcaggggagaggcagagagggagagatagagaatccgaagcagactccacatggtcagcacagagccccatgcagggctcgaacccacaaaccgtgagatcgtgaccccaaccgaaaccaagagcccgatgcttaactgactgagccacccatgcgctcGAGGCTAGATTTTTAAATCTAGTTACGACTGCACTTGAGAACAGACTGTTATAAGCAAGGTAGGATTGTTATTTCCATCTTAAATGCTCATAAAGATTGAACAACACGGCCAAGGTCACATGACtaaaaaaacaatggagaaagaacTAGAACTCAGGGGTGCTGGCCAGAAGCGAAAGCTCGTTCCTCCATAGAGCTCCCCCCACGGTGAAGGGAGCTGGTCACTTCTTATTGGTCTCGCCAGTGCCCGCACCACCCACAGAAATGCAGACCAGGAAGACACCAGATCCTCCCCCGCCAAAAGAAGAGGGGGGTGGCTTGTCATTTTTCTGTCGTCTGTTCAGTGGAAAGGTAAGGTGATCGATCAGCAAGCGCCCAAAGAGAACAAATGTTCCAAGATCAGCTGGAGTCGGCGTAAGGATAGCTTTACTTAAAACAACATCAACTAGGACAGCTGTCGCCCCCCAGGACACCCCCGGACCCAGGCCCTTGTGTTCTTTGTAGGGTTTGTCAAGCAGGGTGTTTGTCGAGTGGGCTGAGGGGTGGAATGTAGCGTTATGTGGGATATAGACTTGCCCTATTCTCCCATCATTTGGATAAGGGGGCGGCTCTCGCGGGAACAGGTGGAATTTTTTCCTCTTGGAAAAGCAAACGTCACTGACCAAAGATCATGACACAGATTGTTCCCGTTACTCAAAGGAGGCTGCGGGGTGGCATTCTGGACAGAGGCAAGAGCAAGggcaaaggcctggaggtggAAACAAACTGGGCAATGCccaaggaacagccaggaggccaTCAATCAATTAATGACTGATGGAAGGGGGAGGGCAGTTGGGAGATGAGCTTGGAGTCGTTTTCAACTCGGGCTTTTGgtgattttttagtttatttattctgaaagaggcagtgagagcaggggctggggcagggggagagagagagagagaatcccaagcagtctccacgcagggtcagtgcagagcccagcatggggctggaacccatgaaaaCGTGAGGTCATCTCCTGCGCCGAAATTGagggttggatgcttacccgactgagccgcccaggcacccctcgactCAGACTCGTAAAACAGATGGATGTCTGCGTCTCCACCGAGGGCGCTTCAACCTGAGTTTGTTAGGCTGATGTGTGagcgtttttgttttctttgtaagcCCCTCCAGGTGATCCTAAGGCATGTAGGCAGGGTTGAAAATCGGTAGATGACCTTGTTGAGGAacgagtttggattttattccaagtatGCTAACTTCCCATGTGGAAAACGCGCCGGGAATAGAAACAGGCAGAACAGCTAGGAGGTGGGATGAACTAGCGTGAAAGGAGCCACGTTTGTCAGGAAGGTGGGCTGGCATGTTTCACTGGTGGTAGGAAGGGTGGGGTtggcagagaagaaaagggagaggggcgcctgggtggctcagtcagttaagcgtctgacttcagctcaggtcacaatctcccagtgtgtggagcctgctttggattctgtgtctccctttctctctttgtccctcccccactcatgctctctctctctctctctctctctctcaaaaataaacattaaaaaaatttaaagggagagaaactagaaatttaaaaaaaaaggccttatACATCATtcgataattttatttatttttcaaaatgtttaattttgagagagagagagagagagagagagcaggggaggggcagagagcaagagagagacagaggatccaaagcaggttctgcactgacagccaagagcctgacacggggctcgaactcacaaaccatgagatcatgacctgagccaatgtcgaccactcacccgactgagccacccaggtgcccccgaaataagaacactgattttaaaaaacaattttttttaactacacgaagtataaaaaaggaaatttattcaCATACTTGGCCTTGATCAAAAGAGCAAATAaccaacagaggcagaaaaagcatttgatgaaagtCAACACCTGTTCGGGAGACCAAAAAACCAAACCcttccttaatctgataaagaaagaaccttttttccccctagaccTACATGGTAGCAGTAAGCACTGAGTTCCTGTTCCAGTTCTGTGCATCTATAGatgcacagaaaataaatgtgtgcGCTGTGGAAAGGGATCAGTACACCATTGTAGCATGGCGTTCACGAATACGGACGTTAAAAGTGGGCTCCCCCATCACGACCCTTGTGACTTCCGGTGGACCACGTAGCCTCTCTGTGTGTCCGTTTCCTTATCCCTCCTGTACCAGATTTGAGCAGCGAAACAAAGACAACTTCTAAGGGACAGCAACGTTCAGTTGCTCCTAGGTTGGTGGAGACTGAACCAGAAGGAAAGGCTTAGAGGGGCAGCAtttgagagaagaggaggaggggagaggcaagtGATGTTCAGGGGCAGCAGAGGGGATCTGAGGCCCCAGCGGCCAGGCCCTGGGGGCCagagcagaggaagaaatgacGGGGGTGGCTGCTGGCTGGGGACGTCGGTGCAGTGCCTGCCTggcccccatcccctccctctaGGGGAAACTCCCCCCACAGCAGTCTCTACCTGTGAAAGTCTAAACTCATCCCTATAAAAAGCTTCCATATAAATGCTTCTGTATAAAAAGCTTCAgcctttattaaataaaaaggaggtAGAAGACAGACAGAGGAACAGGCCGGGTACCCCTCCTTCCAAATACACAGATACAGGCATACAGACAGACACAACCGAATGAATGACAGGGACAAGTCACGGGACAGACTGAAGGGCGGAGGGAGGCAGCACCCTCCGAGAGTGGGCCCGGACCCAAGGGTGGGCCGAGACCTGGGCCAAGGGCAGCCGTTCGGAGGGGTTATGCTTGAGCAGCTTGGAGATGAGGTCCTGGGCTCCCGTGGGCACGGATGGGGGGAACTTGAGGTCTAcctgcagaaggagaggaagaagggcccCCGTAGGTTTATCCCTGACCACCCAGTTCACTTGGACAATGACCTAGGGCCCAGCCCCTGCCGGCCCCTGACCTCTGCGCGAAGCCCCCGCCAGGCACCGGGGCCCACCCTCCTACCTTGACGATGCGCCGATAGGTCTCATTGTGTGAAGCGCTCTCGAAGGGCGGGTTTCCCACCAGCAGCTCATAGCAAAGGACCCCGATGCACCACAGATCCACCTTCTCGTTGTGCGTGCGCCCTTCAATCATTTCTGGAGGCAGGTAGTCCAAGGTGCCGCACATCGTCTTCCTCCTGGGTggattggggagggggaagagaccCCAGATAAAGATGGCCTCTCTTTTCCCCGCCATTCGACAGAGAGCCAAGCGACCCCCAGCATGCGCCAGCGGGGTGTCTCAACCAGACTCTGACAGGGCCCTGGGGGCAGGACTAGGTACAACccagagtggggcgcctgggtggctcagtcggttaagcgtccgacttcggctcaggtcgtgatctcgcggttcgtgggttcgagccccgcgtcaggctctgtgctgacagcttggagcctggagcctgcttcccagtctgtgtctccctctctctctctctgcctctccctccccccacacctcaaagataaataaataaacattacgaaaaaaaatagaggtagaATTGGCACACAGGGGGATGTGCCTGGAAATAATCAGATCTAAGGGCAACGCTCATCTTAGAAGTAAAGGAAAAACTGGGGGTGAAGGGAGAACTGGGGACATGTCAAAAGTCCAggaagcatggccctgctgaAATAAATCAGGTTCCATCTCTATCGTGCAATACTATGGAGCCATTACAGATGATGTGGGAACATCCTCAGCAGCATGGCAAGAGGGTCCCAACATATTCAGCAGGAAATCTGGGCAACAAAACTGTGGGTCACCTATTCTTGGAAAGATATTGCTGTGTCTCTACGGACAGGAGGACAAACCCACATGTGTCTAGGTAACACATGTGTCTAGGTAACGAGCTCCGGAGTGGTATTATTTTGACCGCCCCAGCCATTCACTCCTAGGGCAGGGCTCCTGGCCCACCATACCTCAGGGAGGGGGCATGCACAGACCAGCCAAAGTCGGCGATCTTCAGCTCTCCCTGGAGCCCCAAGAGCAGATTCTCTGGCTTTATGTCTCTGTGAATCACCTTCTTCCCGTGGCAGTACATCAGAGCGTCTGCCAGCTCCTCCATGAtctggggggtaggggtgggggggcaatGACAGGATGTCAGACAAGGCTGGACCTCAAGCTACAAGCAGCGGGCCCCCAGCCTCGGGCCCCTGCCGGTGCCCCAGGCGCCCACCCGCCCGGACCGTGGCTGTTCGCTGCTCGTCAAAAGTGCGGCTCTTCTGCAGCTCCTTGTAGAGCTCGCCCCGGGGGGCATACTCCAGAATCAAGTAGATCCTTCGGCGGTCGTAGAAATAGTTGTAGAGACGCAAGATGTTGGGATgcctggaggagggaagggaggactCAGGTTGCATCCTGGCAGAAGGAAATGGGAAAGACAACAGTGCCACGTGGGGCAAACCGGGGTCCCATTCGGGAGTGGGAGCTCCGGGGCGCTAAGTGGCAGCGGAAGAGGCAGtctggatggggagggggggagggaggggggtgaaaGGGGAgcggagggaggagcagggaggggcttgGGTCGGCGCACAGGGGCTCGTACTGCAGATGGGCCTGGATTTCGATCTCCCTGCGAAGCTGGTGCTCCACACCCTCCTTTTCTATCTGAGACTTGAACAGGACCTTGAGCGCCACGATGAAATGGCTTTTCTTCTCCCGAGCCAGGTACACGTTGCCAAACTTGCCTTTGCCCAGAGGACGCCCAATCTCAAAGTCATCGATGGTGAAGGATCGCCTGcttggaggtgggaggaaggcagcCGAGTGACGGCCGGGCAGTCCCCCGAGGTGGGGACTCCCTGAGCCCTGTTTCCCTCCGGAGGGAGTCGAGGAGGGACCAGGCGCTCCTGCCCCGAGCGGCTACCTCTCTCGTTTCCTACCTATTCGCTGTCCTGTCtcctcccccgccaccccaaGGCTTGGGTACTCACATGGAGAAGTTGGGGGTCCCACCGCTGTTCTCTACCACCTTCTGGCCGGGGGCGGCTAAGCAAACGACAGGGGAGTTGAGGCCCTCCTTTGATATCTTCATCCCCGCACCCACCCCCTAGACCCTGGTCCGCCCAGCTCAATCCTCTCCCGGGTCCCGGTTACCTGTGGGCTGGGTGTTGGAGCGGCTCATGAGGACAAGCGCGGATGGGGTGGCAGGCTCCTTCCGGAGGACCCTCTGGGGCAGGGTGTTCAGGCCAGGCTGAGTCTGAGAAGGAGCAGGGGGAGCTCTGAGGGTGCCTTTGTTCCAGGGACCCGCTTGGAATGTGCTACCAGCAGCATTTCAGTACTTGCTGAGggtcacccagccacccacctgTTCAAAGAGGAACACTGAGACCACAGTTTTGCTCAAAACTCCCAAAGCTCCGCTCATCGCTCTGTATTAaaataggttctttttttttttttatgcttatttattttgagagagagagcaggggaggggcagagagatagggagagagagaatcccaatcaggctctccattgtcagcgcagagcccaaagcggggctcgatcccacgaaccgtgacagcatgacctgaacggaaatgaagagtcagatggtccaccgactgagccacccgggagcccatAAAATGGGTTCTTAATAAGCAACCTAAGGTGGCCTGAGATAAGAAGCAAAGGACTTGGGGCGccatggctctgtcggttaagcatccaacttcagctcgggtcatgatctcacggttcctgagttcgagccccgcattgggctcagtgctgacagctccgagcctcaagcctgcttcggattctgtgtgtgtctctctctctctttctctctctgccccctcccctgctcacgcactctctctctcttcctcaaaaataaacattaaaaaaaattttttttttttttaaaggacacagTCACCCCAACACCGAACATTTCACCTCTTCGGCCCTGGCCCACACCACATTCTCAGGCACGAAACTGTCCAACCTCTACAGTCCGGTCCATCTGCAACCCCACGCTCATTCACACCAGCTCCCATCCCAGCGGGCAGTAGAGGGCAGGTAACAAATGCCCCCAATTCAAGGATCGGCAGAGGCACCCTCACTCTCCCTAAAAAGCTCAGTCTAATAAGGCTTAGATGAGGTCCTGGAGGTCTTGAATGTTGCAACAAATTTTAAACTTACATAGACCCGTTCAGAGTCTATTTCCTACTTAGCCTATTATTTCGGGATAAGGTTTGGGAACCACGGAACCTGTCTGCTCGGCCGAGATAGCATTTATACGTGACAAGGAGGCTCAACCCTGTAGAGGGTCCTCACAGGCTGGTCAGATTCAAGTTGGCAGCGCCTGATAggatgtagttgcaaatgaccgGACCGGGTTCCAGCTACCAAACTCTTGGGACCCAGACGTCGGAACAAAACCGAGGGCGATTTGGAGGattccgccccgcccccggcccccgcggGACCTCAAATCCCCAGGCAGGAACTCTCCatgcgggtggggggaggggaagtgggacaGCCCTTACCGTCTGCCGGCCGTAGGGCCAGGGGTAGGCGTTCTCCTTCTGGGCCATcctgggagggaaaggggggaggagAGCTGGGCAGACGGGGGAAACAGGGCtgtaggaagcagaaaaaaaagggggagtgagagagggagggatcgGACCGATCTAGCCGGAAGCGCAGGCCTGGGGCCGGTGACACGGAGCAGGTCAGCTCGCTGGCTCATCGGGGCGCACTGGGGTGCCGGTCTCGCCGCCCCCGCCCTCTCCCTGCGCACCGCCAGTTCGGGACCCTCCCTCTACCCTGGAGCTCCCAGCAGCCCCACGGGTGCGCGCGGGCCCGCCCAACGGACCCCCGACCTGCCCGATCGCCTGGCCTCTCCCAGCGCAAGACCCGCGAAAGGGAGCCGGCTCACCTGGAGCCCGAGCACGGCCACCTTCCGGGCCCCGGGCAAACGACTGAACCTGCCAGGCCCTCCCCCGGCTGAGGCCCTTTCAAATCTCCCGCCGTGGCCCCATTGGCTGAGCGCGCTGTCCATGCCCAATTCTCATTGGCTGGACACCGCGTGACGTCGCGGGTGGCGCCCAAAGTTAGGGGCGGAATATCGCTGGGGTTCTGGCTGAGCAAAGTTTACCTTGTCCGGGAGTCAAAAGACCTCGTATCTTTTTcctctaatttaaaaatttaatgtatctGGGATGTATCCTTCTGTATGTAGGGACCAGGGTCTTTGTTTCGGACACACGGGGAGTTCATTATGCCAGCGCCGTTTGTGAAGCAAACTCCCTTGTTCCCCCCTCTACAATCTACAGATTCCATGCAACCTCCATCAAAATTCCAGTTACATATTctacagaagcagaaaaaaaacaaaaaaaaaacaaaaaaaacaacagtatcacatttgtatggaactgcCAAAGAATCCAACTAGCCAAAGCAATGGAGAGAGAACAAAGCTAGTGACAGGACAGACATCACGCTCCCAGATTtcaggctgtattacaaagctacagtaagtAATTCACACAGCGAGGTATTGGCATAAACACCgccacatagatcaatgggactgagcagagagcccagcaataaactcacacatacatggttaattaatttatgaaaaagttGCCAAGAATACACAACGGGGAAGGGGCggtctcctcaataaatggtgctggggaaactggacagggACACAAgcaaaagaacgaaactggatcactttcttacactagacacaaaaatgaactgaaaagtgATTAATTAAAGACTGGAACGTAcgacctgaaaccataagactCCTATAAGAAAACACAGGCTGTAGGTTTCTTGACCTAGGTCTTggcaataattattattattttttttaactctgacaACACAGTCAAAAgcaagagcaaaaacaaacaagcgtGACTTCAGCAAACTGGAGGCCTCTGCAAAGGAAACCGTCGGCAAACGAAAAGGCAAGGtggtgaatgggaaaaaatatttgcaaagcgtATACCTGGTAAGGGGCGGATACCCCCAGTACCTAATGAACTCACGCAACTTTTTAACAGCAAAAAACAGGCTGATTTAAAAACGGGctgaatggggcgcctggctggctcagtcggttgagcggccgacttcgg
It encodes:
- the BORCS6 gene encoding BLOC-1-related complex subunit 6, with amino-acid sequence MESSQGRPGPEADLPAVGEQQAVIFGGGPGRTPSEPPSGLPASGQEEAENVEGASRHPGASPKTSSRGAVHRAEREARDDEPGRGGTRSGPGSRRGAPGPEPDPHGSSRLKDPEPPEDELASESGCRRGSPGGSGMEVEPQEEDEEAAAAAGRAGRSFSSRLQDSRSLDGLSGACGGTGSAGGAEPGAGGGRRATISSPLELEGTVSRHGDLTHFVANNLQLKIRLSGAPQPPPPAPARPCAAPAPTPAIPPIDPDVLRDLERLSRELGGRVDRLLRGLGGAVQELTALSVGCIQTYRDAVDSLGEAVDMSIKGMYTLLARCEELERALQPVQGLARQVRDIRRTLEVLEALCK
- the AURKB gene encoding aurora kinase B isoform X2 encodes the protein MAQKENAYPWPYGRQTTQPGLNTLPQRVLRKEPATPSALVLMSRSNTQPTAAPGQKVVENSGGTPNFSMRSFTIDDFEIGRPLGKGKFGNVYLAREKKSHFIVALKVLFKSQIEKEGVEHQLRREIEIQAHLQHPNILRLYNYFYDRRRIYLILEYAPRGELYKELQKSRTFDEQRTATIMEELADALMYCHGKKVIHRDIKPENLLLGLQGELKIADFGWSVHAPSLRRKTMCGTLDYLPPEMIEGRTHNEKVDLWCIGVLCYELLVGNPPFESASHNETYRRIVKVDLKFPPSVPTGAQDLISKLLKHNPSERLPLAQVSAHPWVRAHSRRVLPPSALQSVP
- the AURKB gene encoding aurora kinase B isoform X1: MAQKENAYPWPYGRQTTQPGLNTLPQRVLRKEPATPSALVLMSRSNTQPTAAPGQKVVENSGGTPNFSIRRSFTIDDFEIGRPLGKGKFGNVYLAREKKSHFIVALKVLFKSQIEKEGVEHQLRREIEIQAHLQHPNILRLYNYFYDRRRIYLILEYAPRGELYKELQKSRTFDEQRTATIMEELADALMYCHGKKVIHRDIKPENLLLGLQGELKIADFGWSVHAPSLRRKTMCGTLDYLPPEMIEGRTHNEKVDLWCIGVLCYELLVGNPPFESASHNETYRRIVKVDLKFPPSVPTGAQDLISKLLKHNPSERLPLAQVSAHPWVRAHSRRVLPPSALQSVP
- the AURKB gene encoding aurora kinase B isoform X3, translated to MPPGASSTRSCRRAALLTSSEQPRSGRIMEELADALMYCHGKKVIHRDIKPENLLLGLQGELKIADFGWSVHAPSLRRKTMCGTLDYLPPEMIEGRTHNEKVDLWCIGVLCYELLVGNPPFESASHNETYRRIVKVDLKFPPSVPTGAQDLISKLLKHNPSERLPLAQVSAHPWVRAHSRRVLPPSALQSVP